DNA from Christensenella timonensis:
AATCGGGATCACGCTTGCCGGTTTTCTGGGAAGCGCGTTTGCCGCCGATAATTTTGCCAGCAAACTGACGGACTGGATGGTGAGCGTACAGGGCTTCACCGCGGTCTCGCCCGATACGCTCAATACCATTGCCGTTATCATCATCACGCTCATCCTTTCCTACTTCACGCTCGTATTCGGCGAGCTCGTACCCAAACGGATTGCCATGCAGCGTCCCGAAAAGGTCGCGCGGGCGTCGGCCAGCGTGATCACCGTGCTCTCTGTTGTGATGAAACCCATTATCTGGCTTTTAAGCGTTTCAACCAACGGCATTTTGCGCCTGCTGCGCATGAATCCCAACCAAAAGGAAGACGAAGTGACCGAAGAAGAGATCCGCTTGATGGTGGATATCGGCGAAGAAAAAGGCGCGATCGAACCGACGGAAAAAGAAATGATCGAAAATATTTTCGAGTTCAACAATACGACGGCGCGCGATGTGATGACGCACCGCACAGATGTGATCGCCATCCAAAGGGACGAAACAGAGGAGGATATCCTGCAGCTAATCCAGGAAAGCGGGCTTTCGCGCTTCCCCGTGTATGACGAGGACATCGATGATATTATAGGTATTTTGAATACGCGCGCTTACCTGCTCAACCTGCGCTCCGACGCACCCAAATCCCTCGAACGGCTGCTCCGGCCTGCCCATTGCGTCCCCGAATCCGTGCATACGGACGTGCTCTTCCGCTCCATGCAAAAATCTAAAGACCACATTGCCGTGGTCGTGGACGAATATGGCGGCACGAGCGGTATCGTGACGATGGAAGACCTCCTGGAAGAGATTGTGGGAAATATTTACGACGAATACGATCCGCAGGACGAGCAGGAGATCATGCAGCTTAAAGATAATCTGTGGCGCATCGCGGGCGGCACCAGCATCGACGCGTTGAACGAAGCGCTTTCACTTGAAATTCCCGAAGAAGCGGATTTTGATACGCTTGGCGGGCTGGTATTCAGCAAGCTTGAAAGCATCCCGCAGGACGGCAGCCATCCGGACGTCGACGCCTACGGGCTGCATATCCACGTGGAAGAGATCGTAGAGCGCCGTGTGGAATGGGCGCTCGTATCGAAAATAACTGCCGGGGAATCAGTTACATAGGATGCAGGCTTAGCGCCAGCAAAAACATGCCGGAAAAATACGTGATCCAGTTGAGGTTCGCGTGGATCCGCTTGTCCGTGTGGTAATTCCATATGCCCAAAAACAGGTCCGAAACGAGGAACAGTACCGCGCCTGCGGCCATCACCAGCGTGCGCCCGGCAATCGCCTGCGGCGAAAATACGCTTACCGCGGCCTTGGCGGCCATCAATACGAGCAGCACCGTATAAACAGTCAGCGGCACCTGCGCTTTTCCCAGCTGCCAGTCCTGTTTTTTCATCAGGAGCAGCACCAACAGCAAAACGGCTGCTGTGACCACGAACTCCTGCCAGCCGATCCCAAAGCGCATGAACATGGAAATGAGTAAAAAGCACTGGGTCAGCGCAAAAAAGAAAATCCCGGCGTTGAACTTTTTGGCGTCCAGCCGGATAAACTGCAAAAAATAATCCCCGCCGACCGCGCACAAAAGCCCGCAGAAAACAAGGATATCCGGGATTTCCACGCTTCCATCCAGCGTTAAGAGCAACAGTCCCGCAATGCCTGTGATGCAAAAAAGCGCGCCCAGCGTAAGCTTCAGCGTCGTCGCCCGGACAAAATTATGCCGTGCTTCCATACGGATATACTGCCACAGCAGTATCACATAACAAACAGCGATCACCACCGGCAGGACAACCGATAATACAGCCATATCCCCATACCGCCTTTCGCTAAGACTACCTTTTACTTCTTATTATTTTTTCCTTCCAGCCTTGCCATGTGCTTTTCTTCACGCAGGCGTCCCAGGTCGTCCTCCGGGGTGAATAATGTGAAAATATCCTGCAGCCGTCCAAACAGCAAAAGCTGGTCGCCCGTCAAAAGCACCGTATCCTTGGTGATATATTCGAGCATCTCGTCGTTCCTCTTGACCATGACGATGTGCAGTCCATACTTTGTAGTCAGGTCGGCTTCGGCCAGCGTCTTCCCATCAAGCTCGCGTGGAAGTTCCCGGATGTCCACCCCGGCAACGACGCCGCGCGCGTACTCGTCCATCACGCTGATGATATTACCCTTCCCCTGAAACATCCATTTCTGGCCCAATTTTTCGATAAATGCATTGAAACGCACCTTCATATGGGTGACTTTTTTCACCAACATAAAGACGATAAAGATAATGGCTAAGATGATGACAAGCGTCCACAGGTCTTCCTGGATCGCTTTGGGAAGCGCGAGTACGACGTTTACGAACACCGTGATGATAGTCACGGAAAAGACATACCCAAACAGCATGACCGTGCGCGCCAGCTTACGGCGCAGCAGCTTGCCCACCACCAGTTCGCTTTCTTTTGTCGTATACCCGCTGTTGGTAAGCAGGGATATGACCTGGAATTTTGCCTTTTCCTCCGTCATCCCCGTCATGCGGAACAGGATGGTGAAGATATCGATAATCAGGATATATGCGACTGTCACTGCAAAAAACAAGGCCAGAGCCACCGACATATTCAACGTTAGATTCCCCCTTGCTTTTTATAACATACCCTCTTAGTGATCCAGATAATCCAAAATATGCGACCATTCCGCCAAAAGGAACGGAAGCCCTGCCGCCGCGTTTGCCGGACTGGTGGAGGGAAGCGCGATACATTCCCTGCCCGTCGCCGGGAAACACAAAGTTTGATAAAGCCTATACGCCTTCTTCCCGTTCGCAAATACCATGCGTATATCTGCGGCGGAAAAAATCTCTGAAAAATCGTTGGGTACAGCATTTTTAATGGATGCATCCGAGCTCCCCTCGATATCGCACGCAGCGAGTACATCGAAAAGCGCGATGCCCGCGCCTTTTAACATTTCTTCTTTTTGCGGAACCGTCGCAGGCAGCGGACACGCCAGCAGCGTGCTTAGCACCTCCCAGAAACGGTTACGCGGATTGGCATAATAAAAGCCTTCCCGGCGCGATTTGACAGAGGGGATGCTTCCCAGTATCAAGATCCTGGATTGGTCGTCAAAAACCGGCCCAAACGAATGTGTAACGCGTCCCGCCTGCATCATCAGCCGCAGATCGCGCGGTAGATATCGTACACGCTGTCCAAAATATAATCCGGTTCCACATCGCCTTCCACGATATCCCCATAGCTGATCTCCCCGGAAAGCACGGCGATCCCGACAATACCTCCGTTTTTCGCCGTTTTAATGTCTGTGTACAGACGGTCGCCCACCATAGCGGTCTTTTGGGCTTCCATCCCTGTTTTACTCAAAATATAATCCACCGTTTCCTTAAACGGTTTCCCTACAAATTTAGGTTCTACGCCCGTGGCATACGTGATCATGCTTGCCATGGATGCGCAATCCGGCCAGAACCGTCCCCCATCCAGGGGGCAGACCCGGTCAATATTCGTTGCCACAAAGGGAACGCCGCCGGAAACCAACCGGCACAGGGTGTCCGCTTTTTTAAAGTGAAACGTCGTATCAAAGCCCAAAACCGCAAAATCTGCCGTTTGCGTATCTTCACCTAAAAGTGTGATGCCTGCCTCGCGGAACTGCACCTCCAGCTCGGGCGTCCCCGCAAGGTACACCTTGGGGTCGCTTCCGTGTGTTTTCAGGTAATGGATCATCACGTCCCCGGACGTCATGATATGCTTGCGCGTCATTCCCGTAAACCCCAGCCGCTCCAGCTTTTTGACGTAATCAAGCGGCGCCTTGGAAGAATTATTGGTAAAGAAATAAAACTGCGTGCCTTTTTGCTGCATACATTCGATATATTCCTTTGCACCATCGATCAGCCGGTCGCCCAAATT
Protein-coding regions in this window:
- a CDS encoding hemolysin family protein; this encodes MNDPIWWQLLLQVVLIALNAFFASTEIAVISLNANKIRRLAEEGDKKAKQMLKMVETPAGFLSTIQIGITLAGFLGSAFAADNFASKLTDWMVSVQGFTAVSPDTLNTIAVIIITLILSYFTLVFGELVPKRIAMQRPEKVARASASVITVLSVVMKPIIWLLSVSTNGILRLLRMNPNQKEDEVTEEEIRLMVDIGEEKGAIEPTEKEMIENIFEFNNTTARDVMTHRTDVIAIQRDETEEDILQLIQESGLSRFPVYDEDIDDIIGILNTRAYLLNLRSDAPKSLERLLRPAHCVPESVHTDVLFRSMQKSKDHIAVVVDEYGGTSGIVTMEDLLEEIVGNIYDEYDPQDEQEIMQLKDNLWRIAGGTSIDALNEALSLEIPEEADFDTLGGLVFSKLESIPQDGSHPDVDAYGLHIHVEEIVERRVEWALVSKITAGESVT
- a CDS encoding lysoplasmalogenase family protein; translated protein: MAVLSVVLPVVIAVCYVILLWQYIRMEARHNFVRATTLKLTLGALFCITGIAGLLLLTLDGSVEIPDILVFCGLLCAVGGDYFLQFIRLDAKKFNAGIFFFALTQCFLLISMFMRFGIGWQEFVVTAAVLLLVLLLMKKQDWQLGKAQVPLTVYTVLLVLMAAKAAVSVFSPQAIAGRTLVMAAGAVLFLVSDLFLGIWNYHTDKRIHANLNWITYFSGMFLLALSLHPM
- a CDS encoding cation:proton antiporter regulatory subunit — encoded protein: MSVALALFFAVTVAYILIIDIFTILFRMTGMTEEKAKFQVISLLTNSGYTTKESELVVGKLLRRKLARTVMLFGYVFSVTIITVFVNVVLALPKAIQEDLWTLVIILAIIFIVFMLVKKVTHMKVRFNAFIEKLGQKWMFQGKGNIISVMDEYARGVVAGVDIRELPRELDGKTLAEADLTTKYGLHIVMVKRNDEMLEYITKDTVLLTGDQLLLFGRLQDIFTLFTPEDDLGRLREEKHMARLEGKNNKK
- a CDS encoding DNA-deoxyinosine glycosylase, yielding MMQAGRVTHSFGPVFDDQSRILILGSIPSVKSRREGFYYANPRNRFWEVLSTLLACPLPATVPQKEEMLKGAGIALFDVLAACDIEGSSDASIKNAVPNDFSEIFSAADIRMVFANGKKAYRLYQTLCFPATGRECIALPSTSPANAAAGLPFLLAEWSHILDYLDH
- a CDS encoding HAD-IIA family hydrolase, which codes for MGAEKRGKVNAGAVDLQEIECFVLDMDGTINLGDRLIDGAKEYIECMQQKGTQFYFFTNNSSKAPLDYVKKLERLGFTGMTRKHIMTSGDVMIHYLKTHGSDPKVYLAGTPELEVQFREAGITLLGEDTQTADFAVLGFDTTFHFKKADTLCRLVSGGVPFVATNIDRVCPLDGGRFWPDCASMASMITYATGVEPKFVGKPFKETVDYILSKTGMEAQKTAMVGDRLYTDIKTAKNGGIVGIAVLSGEISYGDIVEGDVEPDYILDSVYDIYRAICG